In a genomic window of Wyeomyia smithii strain HCP4-BCI-WySm-NY-G18 chromosome 1, ASM2978416v1, whole genome shotgun sequence:
- the LOC129727881 gene encoding prosaposin isoform X2 — MNGLLFALASVLLAASVWASPVETSGQQQLGAKECTWGPSYWCSNLKNAKGCNAVSHCIQTVWEKQTYPVDNDEICNICLDMVKQARDQLESNETQADLKAVFEGSCNLIPIKVVKKECKRLADDFIPELVEALASQMNPNVVCSVAGLCNNAAIDKMLEEMPAVKPMDEDDVDVQPELVTDASEQEFSCNKCNNIAELISNRFHSSDRDQVLEGFLRFCGQMGSFSDGCSSIVLSYFADIYDHMTKQLNAKNICHMSGACADQYHQHEESENIEVRPMGGVGVIKVDGGDDIPCKLCEQLVDHLRDVLIANTTELEFKQVLEGLCKQTKSFSKECLSLVDQYYEEIYNTLVHNLNSNDACFMIGVCPKGLGAASTGPIMPIVPIKVAIMHDQSVAEQKDAPKKLLGDDEPKLSAVEVQQAQLPIDRLMGAPLSLQLVENGRFCTICEYFMHFVQEALSEPANEDEIKRVVSSSCDHLPKAMSGECRTFIDMYGDAVIALLIQSIDPREVCPQLRMCPAANEDIEIFSPAEIDVTIDANAGKDKPTCPLCLFAVTQLEESIKNGRTKENIKQALSKLCSHLSPKLKLECTDFVDTYSSELVEMLVSDFTPQEICVYLKLCVDQRPDLSLLNMEFERENRHQLKHFDVETNEIPDITVNGQITVDHQSGVSTPECLVCEEMVKEVEKRVKNKKNKEQIKEALEHACDRLRKYKTKCERYVEQHSDQIVDLLMRQLTPKEICRTLGFCIAKEIDELEVDEALLDYVVEPVVAEPPKELLSPIEVKDNQPPQCAICEFVMVKLESELADKKTEQDIENAVRSICSKLPNTVTKQCDHLIDQYGQFIIKFLATVPPKEICTRLALCQKQLQLLEDSSLEIIECAVCQGAVEAVDKIIANEKIDHDIVQDVEKICNTVPAKFYEKCEKMIAVYGISMVRQLQNYVEKEQVCVNMGMCSSPTDFVRFEDEVEKKDRVEKKQAYLVGKQECTWGPQHWCASEENAQKCNASKFCSEKKLGKWQQ, encoded by the exons AAACGCAAAAGGCTGCAATGCGGTCTCCCATTGCATCCAAACCGTATGGGAGAAGCAAACGTACCCGGTAGACAACGATGAGATCTGCAACATTTGTCTGGATATGGTTAAGCAGGCCCGCGACCAGCTGGAGAGCAACGAAACCCAAGCCGACCTGAAGGCAGTTTTTGAGGGATCGTGCAATCTGATCCCGATCAAAGTTGTCAAGAAGGAGTGCAAACGGCTGGCGGATGACTTTATTCCGGAACTGGTGGAAGCGCTAGCGTCGCAGATGAACCCGAACGTGGTTTGCAGCGTTGCCGGCTTGTGCAACAATGCAGCGATCGATAAAATGCTCGAGGAAATGCCGGCTGTTAAGCCGATGGACGAAGATGATGTAGATGTGCAGCCGGAACTGGTGACCGACGCAAGTGAACAGGAATTCAGCTGCAACAAGTGCAACAACATTGCAGAGTTGATTTCGAACCGTTTCCATTCGAGTGATCGTGACCAAGTTTTGGAGGGTTTCCTACGATTCTGTGGCCAAATGGGATCGTTTTCCGATGGCTGTTCCAGCATTGTGCTCTCCTACTTTGCTGATATCTACGATCATATGACTAAGCAATTGAACGCGAAGAATATCTGCCACATGTCAGGAGCATGCGCTGATCAGTACCACCAACATGAAGAAAG TGAAAACATCGAAGTTCGTCCGATGGGTGGCGTCGGAGTTATCAAAGTCGACGGTGGTGATGACATTCCGTGCAAGCTGTGTGAACAGTTGGTTGACCACCTGCGAGATGTTTTGATCGCTAATACCACCGAACTGGAATTCAAACAAGTTTTGGAGGGTCTCTGCAAGCAGACTAAGTCGTTCAGCAAGGAATGTCTTAGCTTGGTAGATCAGTATTATGAAGAAATCTATAACACACTCGTCCATAACCTCAATAGTAATGATGCCTGCTTCATGATCGGTGTTTGTCCGAAAGGTTTGGGGGCTGCTTCAACAGGTCCAATCATGCCCATTGTTCCGATAAAGGTAGCTATAATGCATGACCAATCTGTTGCTGAACAGAAAGATGCTCCCAAAAAGTTATTGGGCGATGATGAACCCAAGCTGTCTGCTGTTGAAGTACAGCAAGCCCAACTTCCCATCGACCGTTTGATGGGCGCACCCCTATCCTTGCAATTGGTTGAAAATGGTCGCTTTTGCACTATTTGTGAATACTTCATGCATTTTGTACAGGAAGCGCTGAGTGAACCAGCAAACGAAGACGAAATCAAACGAGTTGTTTCTTCATCCTGCGATCATTTGCCAAAGGCTATGAGCGGCGAATGTCGTACATTCATTGATATGTACGGCGATGCAGTTATCGCGTTGTTGATTCAATCCATTGACCCGCGCGAAGTGTGCCCACAGTTGCGCATGTGCCCGGCGGCTAACGAAGACATCGAAATTTTCTCACCGGCAGAGATTGACGTTACAATCGACGCCAACGCCGGTAAGGACAAGCCTACATGTCCACTGTGCTTGTTCGCCGTGACTCAGCTAGAAGAAAGCATAAAAAATGGTCGCACCAAGGAAAACATCAAACAAGCGTTGAGTAAACTCTGCTCGCACCTCTCCCCGAAGCTGAAGTTAGAGTGCACCGATTTTGTGGATACCTATTCGTCGGAACTTGTAGAAATGCTTGTTTCCGATTTTACTCCCCAAGAAATTTGCGTATACCTGAAGCTCTGTGTTGACCAACGACCAGATTTGAGCCTTCTTAACATGGAATTCGAACGAGAAAATCGACACCAGCTAAAGCATTTCGATGTTGAAACCAATGAAATTCCAGATATCACTGTTAACGGTCAGATTACCGTGGATCACCAGTCCGGTGTCTCTACGCCAGAATGTTTAGTATGCGAGGAGATGGTCAAAGAGGTTGAGAAACGCGTCAAAAACAAGAAGAATAAGGAACAAATTAAAGAAGCACTTGAACATGCTTGCGATCGTTTGCGCAAATATAAAACGAAATGCGAACGTTACGTTGAACAGCACAGTGACCAAATTGTTGATTTGCTGATGAGACAATTGACACCGAAGGAGATTTGCCGCACACTGGGTTTCTGTATTGCGAAGGAAATTGATGAAC TGGAAGTCGATGAAGCCCTTCTAGACTACGTTGTGGAGCCGGTAGTTGCAGAACCACCGAAGGAACTTTTGTCTCCCATCGAGGTTAAGGACAATCAGCCTCCGCAGTGTGCCATCTGTGAGTTTGTAATGGTCAAACTAGAGTCGGAACTTGCCGACAAGAAAACCGAACAGGACATTGAGAATGCAGTTCGGTCGATTTGCTCAAAACTTCCGAATACGGTAACCAAACAATGCGACCATTTGATCGACCAGTACGGACAGTTTATAATCAAATTTTTGGCTACCGTACCGCCGAAAGAAATATGCACTCGATTGGCATTGTGTCAGAAGCAATTGCAGCTACTAGAAGACAGCAGCC TGGAAATAATTGAGTGTGCCGTCTGCCAAGGTGCTGTCGAAGCGGTTGACAAAATAATCGCCAACGAGAAGATTGACCATGACATTGTGCAGGATGTAGAAAAGATTTGCAATACCGTGCCAGCCAAGTTCTACGAAAAGTGCGAAAAGATGATCGCAGTGTACGGCATTAGTATGGTGCGCCAGCTGCAAAACTACGTCGAGAAAGAGCAGGTCTGCGTTAATATGGGTATGTGCAGCAGCCCCACCGACTTCGTGCGTTTTGAAGATGAGGTCGAAAAGAAAGACCGCGTCGAGAAGAAACAGGCATATTTGGTGGGCAAGCAGGAATGTACCTGGGGACCGCAGCACTGGTGTGCTAGTGAAGAGAATGCTCAGAAGTGTAAT GCCAGCaagttttgttcagaaaagaaaCTTGGTAAGTGGCAGCAGTAA
- the LOC129727881 gene encoding prosaposin isoform X1: MNGLLFALASVLLVAASVWASPVETSGQQQLGAKECTWGPSYWCSNLKNAKGCNAVSHCIQTVWEKQTYPVDNDEICNICLDMVKQARDQLESNETQADLKAVFEGSCNLIPIKVVKKECKRLADDFIPELVEALASQMNPNVVCSVAGLCNNAAIDKMLEEMPAVKPMDEDDVDVQPELVTDASEQEFSCNKCNNIAELISNRFHSSDRDQVLEGFLRFCGQMGSFSDGCSSIVLSYFADIYDHMTKQLNAKNICHMSGACADQYHQHEESENIEVRPMGGVGVIKVDGGDDIPCKLCEQLVDHLRDVLIANTTELEFKQVLEGLCKQTKSFSKECLSLVDQYYEEIYNTLVHNLNSNDACFMIGVCPKGLGAASTGPIMPIVPIKVAIMHDQSVAEQKDAPKKLLGDDEPKLSAVEVQQAQLPIDRLMGAPLSLQLVENGRFCTICEYFMHFVQEALSEPANEDEIKRVVSSSCDHLPKAMSGECRTFIDMYGDAVIALLIQSIDPREVCPQLRMCPAANEDIEIFSPAEIDVTIDANAGKDKPTCPLCLFAVTQLEESIKNGRTKENIKQALSKLCSHLSPKLKLECTDFVDTYSSELVEMLVSDFTPQEICVYLKLCVDQRPDLSLLNMEFERENRHQLKHFDVETNEIPDITVNGQITVDHQSGVSTPECLVCEEMVKEVEKRVKNKKNKEQIKEALEHACDRLRKYKTKCERYVEQHSDQIVDLLMRQLTPKEICRTLGFCIAKEIDELEVDEALLDYVVEPVVAEPPKELLSPIEVKDNQPPQCAICEFVMVKLESELADKKTEQDIENAVRSICSKLPNTVTKQCDHLIDQYGQFIIKFLATVPPKEICTRLALCQKQLQLLEDSSLEIIECAVCQGAVEAVDKIIANEKIDHDIVQDVEKICNTVPAKFYEKCEKMIAVYGISMVRQLQNYVEKEQVCVNMGMCSSPTDFVRFEDEVEKKDRVEKKQAYLVGKQECTWGPQHWCASEENAQKCNASKFCSEKKLGKWQQ, encoded by the exons AAACGCAAAAGGCTGCAATGCGGTCTCCCATTGCATCCAAACCGTATGGGAGAAGCAAACGTACCCGGTAGACAACGATGAGATCTGCAACATTTGTCTGGATATGGTTAAGCAGGCCCGCGACCAGCTGGAGAGCAACGAAACCCAAGCCGACCTGAAGGCAGTTTTTGAGGGATCGTGCAATCTGATCCCGATCAAAGTTGTCAAGAAGGAGTGCAAACGGCTGGCGGATGACTTTATTCCGGAACTGGTGGAAGCGCTAGCGTCGCAGATGAACCCGAACGTGGTTTGCAGCGTTGCCGGCTTGTGCAACAATGCAGCGATCGATAAAATGCTCGAGGAAATGCCGGCTGTTAAGCCGATGGACGAAGATGATGTAGATGTGCAGCCGGAACTGGTGACCGACGCAAGTGAACAGGAATTCAGCTGCAACAAGTGCAACAACATTGCAGAGTTGATTTCGAACCGTTTCCATTCGAGTGATCGTGACCAAGTTTTGGAGGGTTTCCTACGATTCTGTGGCCAAATGGGATCGTTTTCCGATGGCTGTTCCAGCATTGTGCTCTCCTACTTTGCTGATATCTACGATCATATGACTAAGCAATTGAACGCGAAGAATATCTGCCACATGTCAGGAGCATGCGCTGATCAGTACCACCAACATGAAGAAAG TGAAAACATCGAAGTTCGTCCGATGGGTGGCGTCGGAGTTATCAAAGTCGACGGTGGTGATGACATTCCGTGCAAGCTGTGTGAACAGTTGGTTGACCACCTGCGAGATGTTTTGATCGCTAATACCACCGAACTGGAATTCAAACAAGTTTTGGAGGGTCTCTGCAAGCAGACTAAGTCGTTCAGCAAGGAATGTCTTAGCTTGGTAGATCAGTATTATGAAGAAATCTATAACACACTCGTCCATAACCTCAATAGTAATGATGCCTGCTTCATGATCGGTGTTTGTCCGAAAGGTTTGGGGGCTGCTTCAACAGGTCCAATCATGCCCATTGTTCCGATAAAGGTAGCTATAATGCATGACCAATCTGTTGCTGAACAGAAAGATGCTCCCAAAAAGTTATTGGGCGATGATGAACCCAAGCTGTCTGCTGTTGAAGTACAGCAAGCCCAACTTCCCATCGACCGTTTGATGGGCGCACCCCTATCCTTGCAATTGGTTGAAAATGGTCGCTTTTGCACTATTTGTGAATACTTCATGCATTTTGTACAGGAAGCGCTGAGTGAACCAGCAAACGAAGACGAAATCAAACGAGTTGTTTCTTCATCCTGCGATCATTTGCCAAAGGCTATGAGCGGCGAATGTCGTACATTCATTGATATGTACGGCGATGCAGTTATCGCGTTGTTGATTCAATCCATTGACCCGCGCGAAGTGTGCCCACAGTTGCGCATGTGCCCGGCGGCTAACGAAGACATCGAAATTTTCTCACCGGCAGAGATTGACGTTACAATCGACGCCAACGCCGGTAAGGACAAGCCTACATGTCCACTGTGCTTGTTCGCCGTGACTCAGCTAGAAGAAAGCATAAAAAATGGTCGCACCAAGGAAAACATCAAACAAGCGTTGAGTAAACTCTGCTCGCACCTCTCCCCGAAGCTGAAGTTAGAGTGCACCGATTTTGTGGATACCTATTCGTCGGAACTTGTAGAAATGCTTGTTTCCGATTTTACTCCCCAAGAAATTTGCGTATACCTGAAGCTCTGTGTTGACCAACGACCAGATTTGAGCCTTCTTAACATGGAATTCGAACGAGAAAATCGACACCAGCTAAAGCATTTCGATGTTGAAACCAATGAAATTCCAGATATCACTGTTAACGGTCAGATTACCGTGGATCACCAGTCCGGTGTCTCTACGCCAGAATGTTTAGTATGCGAGGAGATGGTCAAAGAGGTTGAGAAACGCGTCAAAAACAAGAAGAATAAGGAACAAATTAAAGAAGCACTTGAACATGCTTGCGATCGTTTGCGCAAATATAAAACGAAATGCGAACGTTACGTTGAACAGCACAGTGACCAAATTGTTGATTTGCTGATGAGACAATTGACACCGAAGGAGATTTGCCGCACACTGGGTTTCTGTATTGCGAAGGAAATTGATGAAC TGGAAGTCGATGAAGCCCTTCTAGACTACGTTGTGGAGCCGGTAGTTGCAGAACCACCGAAGGAACTTTTGTCTCCCATCGAGGTTAAGGACAATCAGCCTCCGCAGTGTGCCATCTGTGAGTTTGTAATGGTCAAACTAGAGTCGGAACTTGCCGACAAGAAAACCGAACAGGACATTGAGAATGCAGTTCGGTCGATTTGCTCAAAACTTCCGAATACGGTAACCAAACAATGCGACCATTTGATCGACCAGTACGGACAGTTTATAATCAAATTTTTGGCTACCGTACCGCCGAAAGAAATATGCACTCGATTGGCATTGTGTCAGAAGCAATTGCAGCTACTAGAAGACAGCAGCC TGGAAATAATTGAGTGTGCCGTCTGCCAAGGTGCTGTCGAAGCGGTTGACAAAATAATCGCCAACGAGAAGATTGACCATGACATTGTGCAGGATGTAGAAAAGATTTGCAATACCGTGCCAGCCAAGTTCTACGAAAAGTGCGAAAAGATGATCGCAGTGTACGGCATTAGTATGGTGCGCCAGCTGCAAAACTACGTCGAGAAAGAGCAGGTCTGCGTTAATATGGGTATGTGCAGCAGCCCCACCGACTTCGTGCGTTTTGAAGATGAGGTCGAAAAGAAAGACCGCGTCGAGAAGAAACAGGCATATTTGGTGGGCAAGCAGGAATGTACCTGGGGACCGCAGCACTGGTGTGCTAGTGAAGAGAATGCTCAGAAGTGTAAT GCCAGCaagttttgttcagaaaagaaaCTTGGTAAGTGGCAGCAGTAA
- the LOC129718432 gene encoding nucleoside diphosphate kinase homolog 5: MEHHERTLALIKPDGMKHRDAITRRIVDAGFFIVQSRVLKLTPEQASEFYLTKNNDPNYRAMVVALSEGPVQAMCLFKQHAVRDLLWLIGPERYQDAVQNAPGSLRALFADSCDDLRNVVHGSEDAASAQFEIRFFFPSLILEPIGSDEQVERYLSAMVNPTLMQGLHLLAEERPEQPLIWLSEWLLANNPYKPRVEVGEFNSKIEKK; the protein is encoded by the coding sequence ATGGAACATCACGAGCGCACGTTGGCGTTGATAAAACCGGACGGGATGAAACATCGAGACGCAATTACGCGACGCATTGTAGATGCCGGCTTCTTCATCGTTCAGTCACGAGTCTTGAAACTAACGCCAGAACAAGCTTCGGAGTTTTACCTTACTAAAAATAACGACCCCAACTATCGTGCCATGGTAGTGGCCTTATCAGAGGGCCCAGTCCAAGCGATGTGCCTTTTCAAGCAACACGCCGTAAGAGATCTACTATGGTTGATTGGACCCGAGCGGTACCAGGATGCAGTGCAGAATGCTCCTGGATCTTTGCGTGCCTTGTTTGCCGATAGCTGCGATGATCTGCGCAATGTTGTTCATGGAAGTGAAGATGCAGCTAGTGCTCAGTTCGAGATCCGATTTTTCTTCCCATCGTTGATCTTGGAACCGATTGGCAGTGATGAACAGGTGGAACGTTATCTATCGGCCATGGTTAATCCGACATTGATGCAAGGACTGCATTTGTTGGCAGAGGAACGTCCGGAGCAGCCTTTGATATGGTTGTCGGAATGGTTATTGGCAAACAACCCGTACAAACCTCGGGTAGAAGTGGGTGAATTTAACtctaaaattgagaaaaaataa